The proteins below are encoded in one region of Sphingobium sp. CR2-8:
- a CDS encoding SulP family inorganic anion transporter: MNSTALSRYRAEWFNGMGNARRDVLAGMVGTFALIPEVIAFSFVAGIDPEVGLFASFTIGIVIAFAGGRPAMISGAAGSVALVAAALVHAHGLQYLLAATLLAGVFQIIFGLLKLDILMRFVSRSVRIGFVNALAILIFSAQVPQMLGVTWHSYAMIAGGLAIIYLVPRLTTAIPSPLICILVLTAISITYPMPIHTVSDLGRLPASLPSLTLPAVPLEWDTLKVVAPFALAMAAVGLLESMMTATVVDDLTETDSSKARECTGLGLANVAAGLFGGIAGCGMIGQTVGNVRYGGRGRLSTLVAGVFLLLVMVPLRPWVAQVPVAALVAIMIMVSVSTFSWGSIRDLAKHPKVSGMVMVATVIVTVATHDLSAGVAIGVLLSGVFFAFKVTRLMKVEASYDPATDTRIYTVSGQIFFASAEIFSDQFDLRDTAARVRIDLTASHLWDITAVEALEEVVTKMRHHCMLVEVTGLNQASAILVDRLAPAVGKAAA; the protein is encoded by the coding sequence ATGAACAGCACAGCTCTTTCGCGCTATCGCGCCGAATGGTTCAACGGCATGGGCAATGCCCGGCGAGACGTCCTGGCCGGCATGGTCGGCACCTTCGCGTTGATCCCTGAAGTCATTGCCTTCTCCTTCGTCGCGGGCATCGATCCCGAGGTCGGCCTATTTGCCTCCTTCACCATTGGTATCGTCATCGCCTTTGCCGGCGGTCGACCCGCGATGATTTCGGGCGCGGCGGGATCGGTAGCCCTTGTCGCGGCCGCTCTGGTCCATGCCCATGGCCTGCAATATCTGCTTGCCGCCACGCTGCTGGCTGGCGTATTTCAGATCATCTTCGGCCTGCTCAAGCTCGACATTCTGATGCGCTTCGTGTCCCGCTCGGTGCGGATCGGCTTCGTCAATGCGCTGGCCATCCTCATCTTCTCGGCACAGGTACCCCAGATGCTGGGCGTAACGTGGCACAGTTATGCGATGATCGCGGGCGGGCTTGCCATCATATACCTAGTCCCGCGCCTAACGACGGCGATCCCATCGCCTCTCATCTGCATCCTGGTCCTGACAGCGATCAGCATCACCTATCCCATGCCCATCCACACGGTTTCGGACCTCGGCCGCCTGCCCGCGTCGCTCCCATCCCTGACGCTGCCGGCCGTCCCCCTCGAATGGGATACGCTTAAGGTCGTGGCGCCCTTTGCGCTCGCCATGGCGGCGGTAGGCCTCCTTGAATCGATGATGACCGCGACGGTCGTCGACGACCTAACCGAAACCGACAGTTCAAAGGCGCGGGAATGCACCGGCCTTGGCCTCGCCAATGTCGCGGCCGGACTGTTTGGCGGCATCGCAGGCTGCGGCATGATTGGTCAAACGGTAGGCAATGTCCGTTACGGCGGTCGCGGGCGCCTCTCCACACTGGTGGCGGGCGTGTTCCTGCTGCTTGTCATGGTTCCGCTGCGCCCGTGGGTCGCGCAAGTGCCGGTAGCAGCGCTCGTTGCGATCATGATCATGGTGTCGGTCAGCACCTTCTCCTGGGGATCGATCCGCGATCTGGCAAAGCACCCCAAGGTTTCAGGCATGGTCATGGTCGCGACGGTCATCGTGACGGTGGCCACCCATGACCTGTCCGCTGGCGTTGCGATCGGCGTTCTGCTGAGTGGCGTGTTCTTCGCCTTCAAGGTCACCCGGTTGATGAAAGTCGAGGCGAGTTATGATCCGGCGACAGATACTCGGATCTACACGGTAAGCGGGCAGATCTTCTTCGCCAGCGCCGAAATCTTCAGCGACCAGTTCGACCTTCGGGACACCGCAGCCCGCGTCCGCATCGATCTTACCGCAAGTCACTTATGGGACATCACCGCGGTGGAGGCGCTGGAGGAGGTTGTAACCAAGATGCGTCACCATTGCATGCTGGTCGAGGTGACCGGTCTCAATCAGGCCAGTGCCATTCTGGTCGACCGTCTGGCTCCGGCCGTGGGTAAGGCCGCGGCATGA
- a CDS encoding FMN-binding glutamate synthase family protein, whose amino-acid sequence MNARPGLADALFRDHALSRNILLLIGLAGTTAVAVIGLRHPRIWWLLLLFVPLLVLALIDLSQTRHSLRRNYPASARVRWFFEWLRPFLRAYIVESDLDGRPFSHDERALVYARAKGDVSTHPFGTELDVYSEEYEWLAHSIAPSRYAEKYTRVTVGTDQCSRPYKAARLNISAMSFGALGANAIEALNLGAKIGGFYHDTGEGGLSPYHLKHGGDVVWELGSGYFGYRDAQGNFEPSHFKERAANDAVVMTEIKLSQGAKPGHGGLLPGPKVTAEIAKIRDIPEGEDCLSPPYHTAFSTPRELLVFAAQMRDLSGGKPVGIKLCVGYPHELFAVVKAMIETEILVDFIVIDGAEGGTGAAPTELSDRVGMPLREGLIMARNALVGTNLKGKVKLAASGKVYSGAAIAMNAALGADWCNAARSFMFSLGCVQSMRCHTDTCPTGVATQSPARQRALVVPEKAQRVARFQQATLDALHDIVVAAGLNSPDEFTPDGLRQRINAAEMRSIDEIYPFVQPGELLDGARDPRLAAWWNAADPASFARRM is encoded by the coding sequence ATGAACGCCCGGCCTGGTCTCGCGGACGCTCTGTTCCGCGACCATGCGTTGTCACGTAACATTCTGCTCTTGATCGGCCTGGCGGGAACGACGGCGGTTGCGGTCATCGGCTTGCGTCATCCCCGCATCTGGTGGCTGCTCCTGCTGTTCGTGCCGCTGCTGGTTCTGGCGCTGATCGACCTGTCGCAGACCCGCCATTCGCTCCGCCGCAATTATCCCGCATCGGCGCGCGTCCGCTGGTTCTTCGAATGGCTGCGCCCCTTCCTTCGCGCTTACATCGTCGAAAGCGATCTGGACGGACGCCCCTTCAGCCATGACGAGCGGGCGCTGGTCTATGCCCGCGCCAAGGGGGATGTCTCGACCCATCCGTTCGGGACGGAACTCGACGTCTATTCCGAGGAATATGAGTGGCTCGCTCATTCGATCGCGCCGTCCCGCTATGCCGAGAAATATACCCGCGTCACCGTGGGAACGGACCAATGCAGCCGACCTTACAAGGCCGCGCGGCTCAACATTTCGGCGATGAGTTTCGGCGCGCTGGGCGCAAACGCGATCGAGGCGCTGAACCTGGGCGCGAAGATCGGCGGCTTCTACCATGATACCGGCGAAGGCGGCCTGTCACCCTATCATCTCAAACATGGCGGCGACGTGGTGTGGGAACTGGGATCGGGCTATTTCGGCTACCGCGACGCGCAGGGCAATTTCGAGCCTTCCCATTTCAAGGAACGCGCCGCCAATGACGCGGTGGTGATGACGGAAATCAAGCTGAGCCAGGGCGCCAAGCCAGGGCATGGCGGATTGCTGCCCGGTCCCAAGGTGACGGCGGAGATCGCCAAGATCCGCGATATTCCCGAGGGCGAGGATTGCCTCTCGCCGCCCTATCACACCGCCTTTTCGACGCCGCGCGAACTGCTGGTCTTCGCCGCGCAGATGCGTGACCTGTCCGGCGGCAAGCCGGTCGGGATCAAGCTGTGTGTCGGCTATCCGCACGAACTGTTCGCCGTGGTGAAGGCGATGATCGAGACGGAGATACTGGTCGATTTCATCGTTATCGACGGCGCGGAAGGCGGCACGGGCGCCGCGCCCACCGAACTGTCCGACCGGGTCGGCATGCCGCTGCGCGAAGGGTTGATAATGGCCCGTAACGCGCTTGTCGGCACCAACCTCAAGGGCAAGGTCAAACTTGCCGCGTCCGGAAAGGTCTATTCGGGCGCAGCGATCGCCATGAATGCGGCGCTGGGTGCCGACTGGTGCAATGCGGCGCGGTCGTTCATGTTCTCGCTCGGCTGCGTGCAGTCGATGCGCTGTCACACCGACACCTGCCCCACGGGGGTCGCGACCCAGTCGCCGGCGCGCCAGCGCGCTCTGGTCGTGCCGGAAAAGGCGCAGCGCGTCGCGCGCTTCCAGCAGGCGACCCTCGATGCGCTGCATGACATCGTTGTAGCCGCAGGACTGAACTCGCCGGACGAATTTACCCCCGACGGCCTGCGCCAGCGGATCAATGCGGCGGAGATGCGGTCGATCGACGAGATCTACCCGTTCGTACAGCCGGGCGAACTGCTGGACGGCGCGCGCGATCCGCGTCTTGCCGCCTGGTGGAATGCGGCCGATCCGGCCAGCTTCGCGAGGCGGATGTGA
- a CDS encoding alpha/beta hydrolase → MKETKRGLLLHHPFVAGSLAILLGLGVAASVTSPPMLLSILDGAMGGGLGVEKAGDAIAFGTHDQRLDVWRPTQRSQQSLPVVIFWYGGGWVKGTREAYAFAARAYAKQGFVVVVPDYRKVPAVRFPAFLEDGAQAVRWTRDHVGDFGGDAGHIAVAGHSAGAYTVAMLTLDPQWLRAQKVDPGIIKAAVALCGPYDFYPFTDRRAIDAMLGAPDPQLTQPIRFARADAAPMLLVSAGDDVEVRAHNANNLTTRLQALHGRVTQIDYPGLSHENVAMALSAPFRGKAPVLADSVHFLRTALARTQGVKE, encoded by the coding sequence GTGAAGGAAACGAAGCGCGGGCTTCTTCTTCATCATCCCTTTGTTGCCGGATCGCTCGCAATTCTGCTCGGACTGGGCGTGGCCGCGAGCGTGACATCGCCGCCGATGCTGCTGAGCATCCTGGATGGCGCGATGGGCGGCGGTCTGGGCGTGGAAAAGGCGGGCGATGCCATCGCCTTCGGCACGCACGACCAGCGATTGGATGTGTGGCGACCAACGCAGCGGAGCCAGCAGTCCTTGCCGGTCGTGATCTTCTGGTATGGCGGCGGTTGGGTGAAAGGCACGCGGGAAGCCTATGCCTTCGCGGCCAGAGCCTATGCGAAACAGGGCTTCGTCGTCGTGGTGCCGGATTATCGCAAGGTGCCGGCTGTTCGCTTCCCCGCCTTCCTCGAAGACGGCGCACAGGCGGTTCGCTGGACGCGCGACCATGTCGGCGACTTTGGCGGTGATGCCGGCCATATTGCCGTGGCCGGTCATTCGGCCGGCGCCTATACGGTCGCGATGCTGACGCTCGACCCGCAGTGGCTGCGCGCGCAAAAAGTCGATCCCGGCATCATCAAGGCGGCCGTGGCTCTGTGCGGCCCCTATGATTTCTATCCCTTCACCGACAGGCGCGCGATCGACGCGATGCTGGGCGCGCCCGATCCGCAACTGACGCAGCCGATCCGTTTCGCGCGGGCGGACGCGGCGCCCATGCTGCTCGTCTCCGCCGGCGACGATGTCGAGGTCAGGGCGCATAATGCGAACAATCTGACCACGCGCCTTCAGGCGCTGCATGGACGGGTCACGCAAATCGACTATCCCGGGCTGAGCCATGAAAATGTTGCGATGGCCCTGTCGGCGCCCTTCAGGGGCAAGGCGCCCGTGCTCGCGGACAGCGTCCATTTCCTGCGGACTGCCCTCGCCAGAACTCAAGGAGTCAAGG
- a CDS encoding cytochrome b → MTQAAARFPLLSRLLHWTMATLILVMLFIGIGMVSTTSPRYHMLLSVHRSIGILILILVAARLINRLINPPPGLPADLPDWQKAMAKASHWLLYGLMFALPIIGWAMLSAGGYPIEIFGSIDLPPILHRDLALFAGLRSAHTVLALLLFATFLAHLGAALFHGFIRRDGVLKSMM, encoded by the coding sequence ATGACACAGGCAGCAGCGCGTTTCCCGCTCCTTTCCCGGCTGTTGCACTGGACGATGGCAACGCTGATCCTTGTCATGCTGTTTATCGGCATCGGCATGGTAAGTACGACATCGCCGCGCTATCATATGTTGCTCTCGGTCCATCGCAGTATCGGGATCCTGATCCTGATTCTGGTGGCAGCGCGCCTGATCAACCGGCTGATAAACCCTCCTCCCGGCTTGCCTGCCGATCTTCCTGACTGGCAGAAAGCGATGGCCAAAGCCTCCCACTGGCTGCTTTACGGTCTGATGTTTGCCTTGCCGATCATAGGTTGGGCGATGTTATCCGCTGGCGGCTATCCGATCGAAATCTTTGGCTCCATCGATCTGCCGCCGATCCTGCATCGCGATCTTGCCCTGTTTGCTGGCTTGCGCTCTGCCCATACGGTGCTGGCGCTGTTGCTGTTCGCGACCTTTCTGGCACATCTGGGGGCTGCTTTGTTTCATGGGTTTATCCGGCGAGATGGCGTGTTGAAAAGCATGATGTAG
- a CDS encoding thiamine pyrophosphate-dependent enzyme, translated as MTTVAQVIVETLQAAGVRRCYGIPGDTLNHITDAIRTSDIRWVHVRHEEAAGFAAGADAMLTGELAACAGSCGPGSLHFINGLFESHRNRAPVVLIASQIVRDELGFDFPQEVDFKSVYASCSVFCEEIRTPAQARRMTAMAAQAALARRGVAVLIVPADVSSAKAPDEPHFAVHCAEPVVRPSDAELDRLAAAINGGRRVAIYGGSGCERAHDAVVALANRLRAPVARTSRAKDFLEHDNPFDVGMTGIFGSESGYHALMSCDVLLLLGCDFAWRQFYPEKATILQVDLDGTHLGRRHPVDIGVVGDIGPTLDALLPRVVQRDDDKFLDECLDHHRKAVAAQAKHATVGKGGAIHPQYLTETISRHADVDAVFTADGGSPMVWSLRHIASTGQNRTVVSLSHGTMANAMPQALGAKAAFPDRQVIALSGDGGIAMLLGDLLTAVQEKLPIKVVVYNNGALDFVEIEQKVEGLLDAYTGLVNPDFARVAEAIGFRGWRVEKSEDLDAAVQAWLAEPGPALLDVVTDRFELVMPPSVKPGQVAGMALYSAKAVLGGRGRDVVGMVRNLLS; from the coding sequence ATGACGACAGTGGCACAAGTGATCGTGGAAACGCTTCAGGCCGCAGGTGTTCGTCGCTGTTACGGCATTCCTGGCGACACGCTCAATCACATCACCGATGCCATTCGGACCAGCGACATAAGATGGGTGCATGTACGGCACGAAGAGGCGGCGGGCTTCGCGGCCGGCGCCGACGCGATGCTGACGGGCGAACTGGCCGCCTGCGCCGGCTCTTGCGGTCCGGGCAGCCTGCATTTCATCAACGGCCTGTTCGAATCCCATCGCAATCGCGCGCCGGTGGTGCTGATCGCCAGCCAGATCGTCAGGGACGAACTGGGTTTCGATTTCCCGCAGGAGGTCGATTTCAAGTCGGTCTATGCCTCGTGCAGCGTCTTTTGCGAGGAGATACGCACGCCTGCGCAGGCGCGACGGATGACGGCGATGGCGGCGCAAGCGGCGCTCGCCCGGCGCGGCGTCGCGGTGCTGATCGTGCCTGCGGATGTGTCGAGCGCCAAGGCGCCCGATGAACCACACTTCGCCGTGCATTGCGCAGAGCCTGTGGTGCGTCCATCCGATGCGGAACTCGATCGGCTGGCTGCCGCGATCAATGGTGGCAGGCGTGTGGCGATCTATGGCGGTTCGGGCTGCGAACGCGCGCATGACGCCGTCGTGGCGCTTGCCAATCGGCTGCGCGCGCCAGTAGCGCGCACATCGCGCGCCAAGGATTTTCTGGAGCATGACAACCCGTTCGATGTGGGCATGACCGGCATTTTCGGTAGCGAGTCCGGCTATCATGCGCTCATGTCGTGCGATGTGCTCTTGCTGCTCGGCTGCGACTTTGCGTGGCGGCAATTCTATCCGGAGAAGGCGACGATCCTTCAGGTCGATCTCGATGGCACGCATCTGGGCCGTCGGCACCCGGTCGATATCGGCGTGGTCGGCGATATCGGCCCGACGCTCGATGCGCTGCTGCCGCGCGTCGTGCAGCGTGATGACGACAAGTTTCTCGACGAATGCCTCGACCATCATCGCAAGGCCGTGGCGGCGCAGGCGAAACATGCGACCGTGGGCAAGGGCGGCGCGATCCATCCGCAATATCTGACCGAGACGATCTCGCGCCACGCCGATGTCGATGCCGTGTTCACGGCCGATGGCGGATCGCCGATGGTCTGGAGCCTGCGGCATATCGCATCGACCGGCCAGAACCGCACCGTGGTCAGCCTCAGCCATGGCACGATGGCGAACGCGATGCCGCAGGCGCTGGGCGCCAAGGCGGCATTTCCCGACCGGCAGGTCATCGCGCTGTCGGGCGATGGCGGGATTGCCATGCTGCTCGGCGACCTGCTGACAGCCGTGCAGGAGAAGCTGCCCATCAAGGTGGTCGTCTACAATAATGGCGCACTCGACTTCGTGGAGATCGAGCAGAAGGTCGAGGGGCTGCTCGACGCCTATACCGGCCTCGTCAATCCCGACTTCGCGCGCGTGGCCGAAGCAATCGGCTTTCGCGGGTGGCGGGTCGAGAAATCCGAAGATCTCGACGCCGCCGTTCAGGCATGGCTCGCCGAGCCGGGGCCGGCCTTGCTTGATGTGGTCACGGATCGGTTCGAACTAGTTATGCCGCCCAGTGTGAAACCAGGACAGGTGGCGGGCATGGCGCTCTATTCCGCCAAGGCGGTGCTGGGCGGTCGCGGTCGTGACGTCGTGGGCATGGTGCGGAATTTGTTGTCATGA
- a CDS encoding catalase family peroxidase: MTNEIEAGGGGTHAGFRRAHAKGICIAGTFVGSAAGRALSTAAVFNGDVVPVTGRFAVGSPDPYGKDPEAGVRSMALRLQPADAQEWRMAINDTPGLAVSTPQDFYDNAVASAPDPATGKPDPTKMNAFLARHPETVAFKARMLAKPTASGFANDSYNSINGFLFVDPDGRRHLVRWSMQATDPFETLSPDQRKGRSANYMFEDLIARVAKAPVKWRLVATIAEPGDPNKAAEIWPENRKKVDMGELVIDHVEPEATGNCQDVNFDPLVLPAGIEPSDDPIPYARSAVYAESFRRRAGERKPPSAVTGHLAGSAR; the protein is encoded by the coding sequence ATGACCAATGAAATCGAAGCAGGCGGTGGCGGGACCCATGCCGGATTTCGTCGGGCTCATGCAAAGGGCATTTGCATAGCTGGAACCTTCGTGGGCAGTGCTGCGGGGCGCGCCCTGTCAACAGCCGCCGTATTCAACGGTGATGTGGTCCCCGTCACTGGCCGGTTTGCCGTCGGAAGTCCGGATCCTTACGGCAAGGATCCGGAAGCTGGTGTGCGCAGCATGGCGTTGCGGTTGCAGCCCGCCGACGCGCAGGAATGGCGCATGGCAATCAATGATACGCCGGGCCTTGCCGTCTCGACGCCCCAGGATTTTTACGACAATGCGGTCGCCTCCGCGCCCGACCCTGCGACCGGCAAGCCGGATCCTACAAAGATGAATGCGTTTCTGGCCCGGCATCCTGAAACGGTCGCCTTCAAGGCGCGGATGCTGGCAAAGCCCACGGCGTCGGGTTTTGCCAATGACAGCTACAACAGCATCAACGGCTTCCTCTTTGTGGACCCCGATGGCAGGCGCCATCTGGTTCGCTGGTCGATGCAGGCAACCGATCCCTTTGAAACGCTATCGCCCGATCAGCGCAAAGGTCGATCGGCAAACTACATGTTCGAAGACCTGATTGCCCGCGTCGCCAAGGCACCGGTCAAATGGCGCCTCGTTGCAACGATCGCCGAACCGGGCGATCCCAACAAAGCCGCCGAAATCTGGCCGGAAAACAGGAAGAAGGTCGACATGGGCGAATTGGTGATCGATCATGTCGAACCCGAAGCGACGGGCAATTGTCAGGACGTCAATTTCGACCCGCTGGTGCTGCCGGCAGGCATCGAGCCGTCCGATGACCCCATACCATATGCCCGATCGGCGGTTTATGCCGAAAGCTTCAGGCGCCGCGCGGGAGAGCGTAAGCCACCTAGCGCAGTTACGGGCCATTTAGCGGGATCGGCGCGATGA